The following nucleotide sequence is from Gemmatimonadota bacterium.
AAAGATAATAGATTAAAACCGCAAATCAAACAATCCTTTTTCCCCTTCTTTCAAAATACAGATCACCGAAAAAACAATTGACAGGTGCTCTCCATCGGCTTATTATTTTTTATCGCCACGTCACATAAGCCATTCTTTTGCTAGATGGTAAACACTATGGACTTTTCATCTTATGAACTCGGCGGATTTTACGACGAACTCTTTGAATCTCCTAACACGCCTCATCCCGGCGCGCGATTGCTCACCGAGAAACTCGGCGAACTCTCCAAAGACGAACTCCAAAAACGCCATCAAGCCGCCGAACTGGCCTTGATGAACATGGGCATCACGTTCAACGTGTATGGCCACGAAGCCGGCGTTGAAAAAATTTTTCCCTTCGACATCATTCCTCGCATCGTTTCTCATACCGATTGGACCTACATCGAAAATGGCCTCGTGCAACGCATTCAGGCCCTCAACCTCTTTATCTGCGACATCTACACCGAGCAAAAAATCCTCAAAGACGGCATCATTCCCCGCTACGTCATCGACACAGCCAGAGAATTTCTAAAACCCTGTATTGGTCTTTCGCCCCCCAAAGATGTGTGGTGTCACATTTCCGGCATTGACCTCGTGCGCGATAGAGACGGCCAGTTTTACATTCTCGAAGACAATATGCGATGTCCTTCGGGCGTGTCTTATGTGCTTGAAAATCGGGAGGTTCTCAAACGCATATTTCCAGAAGTATTTGAAGCTTCTCATGTGCGACACGTAGATGACTACCCCGCTCAATTGCTCAATACACTGCGCTCTCTATCTCCTTCCCATGTCACATCGCCAACGGTCGTATTACTCACACCCGGCGTCTATAACTCGGCCTATTTTGAACATGCCTTTCTCGCCCAACAAATGGGTATCGAATTGGTCGAAGGGCGGGACCTCGTCGTTGCCGACGGTTCTGTATCGATGCGAACGACCCGTGGTTTTCAGCGCATCGACGTTATTTATCGGCGAATTGATGCCGATTTTCTCGATCCAGAAGTCTTTCGTCCCGATTCCATGCTGGGCGTGCCCGGACTCATGGAGGC
It contains:
- a CDS encoding circularly permuted type 2 ATP-grasp protein, with amino-acid sequence MDFSSYELGGFYDELFESPNTPHPGARLLTEKLGELSKDELQKRHQAAELALMNMGITFNVYGHEAGVEKIFPFDIIPRIVSHTDWTYIENGLVQRIQALNLFICDIYTEQKILKDGIIPRYVIDTAREFLKPCIGLSPPKDVWCHISGIDLVRDRDGQFYILEDNMRCPSGVSYVLENREVLKRIFPEVFEASHVRHVDDYPAQLLNTLRSLSPSHVTSPTVVLLTPGVYNSAYFEHAFLAQQMGIELVEGRDLVVADGSVSMRTTRGFQRIDVIYRRIDADFLDPEVFRPDSMLGVPGLMEAYKNGQVALANAPGTGVADDKVVYAYVPQIIKYYLNEDILLPNVPTYVCWDDKQRQHVLENLDTLVVKAANESGGYGMLIGVNSTRAEREDFANRITQNPRNYIAQPTIALSRSPILVEDHFEGRHVDLRPYILYNGEDTYVLPGGLTRVALKKGSLVVNSSQGGGSKDTWVLYDSDDPLVPSRYLSQTH